A single Camarhynchus parvulus chromosome 5, STF_HiC, whole genome shotgun sequence DNA region contains:
- the LOC115904067 gene encoding transmembrane protein 151B-like, translated as MSSEGEAEAAAESGPGSTPAPGAAAAEREEQRPVKQSLSACMCRESHWKCLLLSILMYGCLGAVAWCQLARVTKLSFDSSFKGKSMIYHDSPCSDGYVYIPLAFLSMLYVVYLVECWHCHVKRELQYKADVDSVYECINRMQQATPCIWWKAISYHFVRRTRQVTRYRNGDAYTTTQVYHERVNTHVAEAEFDYSHCGYKDISKELLGLESYTATKLRFTKCFSFANIESENSYLTQRAHFFTEIEGLDDYMEVREGMQLKNVDFKELMMAYGDPDHLPWYVSHYAFWVAAILMISWPLRVLIEYRTAYVHYHVEKLLGLEYTAPTAVEEPLYRYRMPRDSTQDSTELEWHICTNRQLIPSYSEAMLMDLASSPAYNSYTVCRYGQTAHGCERCNRASSTSSIFSRHAFHSCSGNSRLSLNTSRFSLCRVHGSHRTGLWRSRSSSIAERGCQDEQCCSYSSQLAVNENPPTYHDARFFPVLIVHRPEGQDRRHFYIRRSSCLETSL; from the exons ATGTCCTCGGAGGGGGAAGCCGAGGCGGCTGCTGAAAGCGGGCCGGGCAGCACCCCCGCGCcgggggccgccgccgccgagcgGGAGGAG CAACGCCCCGTGAAACAGTCCCTGAGTGCTTGCATGTGCCGAGAGTCCCACTGGAAatgcctcctcctctccatcctcatGTATGGCTGCCTGGGTGCAGTGGCCTGGTGTCAGCTGGCCAGAGTCACCAAGCTCAGCTTTGATAGCTCCTTCAAGGGCAAGTCTATGATCTACCATGACAGCCCGTGCTCGGATGGCTATGTTTATATCCCGCTGGCCTTCCTCTCCATGCTGTACGTGGTGTACCTGGTGgagtgctggcactgccacgTCAAGAGGGAGCTGCAGTACAAGGCAGACGTGGACAGTGTGTACGAGTGCATCAACCGCATGCAGCAAGCCACTCCGTGCATCTGGTGGAAGGCCATCAGCTACCACTTTGTACGGCGAACCCGGCAGGTGACCCGGTACCGCAACGGTGATGCCTACACCACCACACAGGTCTACCACGAGAGGGTCAACACACACGTGGCTGAAGCTGAGTTTGACTACTCTCACTGTGGATACAAGGACATCTCTAAAGAGCTCCTGGGCTTGGAGAGCTATACAGCCACCAAGCTGAGGTTCACCAAGTGCTTCAGCTTTGCCAACATTGAGTCTGAGAACTCTTACCTGACTCAGAGAGCTCACTTCTTCACAGAGATTGAGGGGCTAGATGACTACATGGAGGTGAGGGAAGGCATGCAGCtcaaaaatgtggattttaaagAGCTTATGATGGCCTACGGAGACCCGGATCACCTCCCGTGGTACGTGTCCCATTATGCTTTCTGGGTGGCAGCTATCCTGATGATCTCGTGGCCGCTCAGGGTACTCATAGAGTATCGGACTGCTTATGTGCATTACCACGTGGAGAAGCTGCTGGGCCTGGAGTACACGGCGCCCACAGCGGTGGAGGAGCCCCTGTACCGGTACCGCATGCCCCGGGACAGCACGCAGGACAGCACCGAGCTGGAGTGGCACATCTGCACCAACCGGCAGCTGATCCCCAGCTACTCGGAGGCCATGCTCATGGATCTGGCCAGCTCCCCGGCCTACAACAGCTACACGGTGTGTCGCTACGGCCAAACGGCCCACGGCTGTGAGCGCTGCAACCGCgcctccagcacctcctccaTCTTCTCACGCCACGCTTTCCACAGCTGCAGCGGCAACTCCCGCCTCTCCCTCAACACCAGCCGCTTCTCCCTCTGCCGTGTCCATGGCTCCCACAGGACGGGCCTCTGGAGGagccgcagcagcagcattgcagAGCGGGGCTGCCAGgatgagcagtgctgctcctaCTCCAGCCAGCTGGCTGTCAACGAGAACCCCCCCACCTACCACGATGCTCGATTCTTCCCTGTCCTGATCGTGCACAGGCCGGAGGGGCAGGACAGGCGGCATTTCTACATCAGGCGTTCCTCCTGCCTAGAAACCTCTCTGTGA